The stretch of DNA GATTATGTCGTTAACAACAGAACTATCTAACTTACCGATTCTTTCTAACTGTTCTTTTACTATCTCTGTTTTTGATTTTAGTTGGGATTTATAATCGTAATCGAGCCATTGACAGCCTCCACACTCAGGGAAGTGCTTGCATTTGGAGGATATCCTTTGATGGGATGGTTGTAGAATTTCTTTAAGATCTGCGAATACTAAATTATTATTCGTTCTTGTTGGAATAACCGAGACAAATTCTCCAGGGTAAACGTTGTTTACCATGTAGATTTTATCAGCATAACGTGCCATGCCGTATCCACCGTAGACTAACTTTTCGATGACGATTTTTACTTCTTCTTTATCATTATCCATCTAAATGCCTCCAAGATGTGGAATTATTGTCTTTATTAGCGCCCCTTCCCCCGCACCCCGCCCATAAGGAATTAGGAACGGCTTATCCCTGCTCCCCACCCATTTAAGATTTTGCTACCAAAGAATTGAAGTGTTCGCCTCTTTCTTCATAATTTTTGTATTTATCAAAGCTTGCTCCCGCTGGTGAAAATACCACATTGTCTCCTACTTCACATATTTCACTTAGGTATAAGAATACTTCTTCTAAATTATTTTTGAAGATGAATTTGTGATTCAAGGTGTATTTTTTGACTTCTTTTTCCATTTCTCCAAAAACTAATACGACTTTGGAATTTGTTTTGATTTCTTCGATTAATGGAGTTAAGTCTTCGTTTTTAGGTATTCCACTTAGAATTGCTATGTAACTTTTCCCTCTGAAACTTTTGTAGGCGTTGTAAGCGGAGTGAACGTTGGTTGCTTTTGAATCGTTGTAATAATTGACTCCGTTTATACTTTTTATCAGTTCCAACCTATACTTTAGTGGTTTGAAGGAGTTTATTGCTTGTTCTATAACTTTTTCAGAGATTCCCAAATTTAACGCTGTTACTGCTGATGCCAAGATGTCTTCTTTGAAGATGTCCAGTTCAAACATTTTGTTGCTGACTTGTATTTTTTTGTTTTTGTATTTAATGTAATTACCTTCAATCATGTTTTTAGAAAAAGTTATAAACTTTTCACTTGATTGGTAATCTTTGAGATTTAAAAGATTGACAGAATCTTCGTTGATAATGGTTACTCCTCCTGATTTGAGGGTTCTTAACAATAATTTAGCTTTGGTTTCGTAGTAATCATTCAAGTCGTTGTGCCAGTTTAGATGATCTGGTGCCAGGTTTGTTAGTACGGATATTTCAGGGGAAAACCATTTTGACCAGAATATTTGAAAAGAACTAACTTCAACTACGTAGTAGTTTAGAGCTTCTGATGATTGTGCTAAGGGTAATCCAATATTACCCCCTACAAAGGTTAAAGGTTCTGCAACTTTTAATATATGTCCTATTAAAGATGTGGTAGTTGATTTTCCGTCGGTTCCTGTTATTCCAATAAAAACAGCTTGTTTGTTTACTTTTTTTATAATTTCCCATGAGTACTCTAATTCTGTAGTGTAATCGATCTTGTTTTCAAATATTATTTTAGCTGCCTTACTGTTTGGGGGAATCCCGGGGCTTACAATAGCTAAATCACAGTTTTTTAAAAAGTCGTTGTGGTCTGTTTCATATTTGATGTTGTTTTTCTTAAAGTATATTTCATCGGTTTTAGTAAAATCTTTGTCTTGGCTAACAAAGATTTCGTGATTACTTTTTAAAAGCTTTGTCAGTAACTCAT from Petrotoga olearia DSM 13574 encodes:
- the murD gene encoding UDP-N-acetylmuramoyl-L-alanine--D-glutamate ligase; protein product: MKICLVGYGKSNNELLTKLLKSNHEIFVSQDKDFTKTDEIYFKKNNIKYETDHNDFLKNCDLAIVSPGIPPNSKAAKIIFENKIDYTTELEYSWEIIKKVNKQAVFIGITGTDGKSTTTSLIGHILKVAEPLTFVGGNIGLPLAQSSEALNYYVVEVSSFQIFWSKWFSPEISVLTNLAPDHLNWHNDLNDYYETKAKLLLRTLKSGGVTIINEDSVNLLNLKDYQSSEKFITFSKNMIEGNYIKYKNKKIQVSNKMFELDIFKEDILASAVTALNLGISEKVIEQAINSFKPLKYRLELIKSINGVNYYNDSKATNVHSAYNAYKSFRGKSYIAILSGIPKNEDLTPLIEEIKTNSKVVLVFGEMEKEVKKYTLNHKFIFKNNLEEVFLYLSEICEVGDNVVFSPAGASFDKYKNYEERGEHFNSLVAKS